The Terriglobales bacterium sequence ATCCGCCTGGAGCTGCTCACACCCGCCGGCGATCTGGTCAGCTCTGACGCCTACAACCGCATCTTCACCATGCACGGCATCATCATGGTGTTCTTCTTCCTCATCCCCTCGGTGCCCGCCGTGCTGGGGAACTTCCTGGTGCCCATGATGATCGGCGCCAAGGACATGGCCTTCCCCCGGCTGAACCTGGCCAGTTGGTACCTGCTGCTGATCGGGGGAGCGATCACGCTCTACTCGCTCATCACCGGCGGGATTGACACCGGCTGGACCTTCTACGCGCCGCTCAGCACCACCTTCTCCAACACCCACGTCATTCCTGCGGCGGTGGGCATCCTGATCGCCGGCTTCTCCTCCATCCTCACCGGGCTGAACTTCATCGTCACCATCCACCGCATGCGCGCCCCGGGGATGACCTGGTTCCGCCTGCCGCTGTTCATCTGGGCGCACTACGCCGCCAGCCTCATCATGGTGCTGGGGACTCCGGTGATCGCCATCACCCTGGTGATGGTGGCGCTGGAGCGCGGCCTGCACATCGGCATCTTCGATCCCCGCCTGGGCGGCGATCCCATCCTCTTCCAGCACATGTTCTGGTTCTACTCCCACCCCGCCGTATACATCATGATCCTGCCCTCGATGGGCGTGGTCAGCGAGGTGGTGGCCTGCTTCGCCCGCAAGCGCATCTTCGGATATCCCTTCGTCGCCTTCGCCAGCGTGGCCATCGCCGTCTTCGGATTCCTGGTCTGGGGACACCACATGTTCGTCTCCGGAATGTCGGTGTACGCCGCCATGGTGTTCTCCGTCTTAAGCTTCCTGGTGGCCATCCCCTCCGCGGTCAAGGTCTTCAACTGGACGGCCACGCTCTACAAGGGCTCGATCGCCTACAACACGCCCATGCTCTACGCCTTCGGCTTCATCGGGCTGTTCACCATCGGCGGGCTCACGGGATTGTTCCTGGCCTCGATGGGCGTGGACGTGCACGTCACCGACACCTACTTCATCGTCGCCCACTTCCACTACATCATGGTGGGCGGCGTGGTCATGGGCTACCTCGGCGGCCTCCACTTCTGGTGGCCCAAGATCAGCGGCCGGCTCTATCCCGAAGGCTTCGCCAAGCTCGCCGCGCTCATCATCTTCGTGGGATTCAACCTCACCTTCTTCCCCCAGTTCGTCCTCGGCTATCTGGGGATGCCGCGCCGCTACCACGCTTATCCCGAGGAGTTCCAGGTGCTGAACGTGATGTCGAGCGCCGGGGCCTCCATTCTGGCGGTGGGGTACCTGCTGCCCTTCGTATATCTGTTGTGGTCGCTGCGCTACGGCCCGGTGGCCGGACCCAATCCCTGGGGAGCCAAGGGACTGGAGTGGGAGACGTCTTCGCCTCCGCCCACCTTCAACTTCGACCAGCCGCCCGTGGTGGTCGAGGAGGCGTACGCCTATCACGGCGGCCAGGAGGGCGACATTGTCGCATAACCCCGAAGCCGCCACGCATCCCAGGCTGCAACATCACTTCGACTCCATGGAGCAGCAGCACGACGCCACCACCCTGGGCATGTGGCTCTTCCTGGTGCAGGAGATCATGTTCTTCGGCGGCCTGTTCACCGTGTATCTGGCGTATCGGCTGAAGTACTTCCCCGCCTTCGCCGCCGGTAGCAACACCCTGGACATCCGCTGGGGCGCCATCAACACCGCCATCCTCATCGGCAGCAGCCTCACCATGGCCCTGGCCGTGCACGCCGCGCAGACCGGGCGCCGCAAGCTGTTGGTGCTCTTCTTGGGGTTCACCATGCTGCTGGGCGCGGGCTTCCTGGGCGTGAAGGCGGCCGAGTATCACGAGAAATTCGAGAATCATCACATCCCCGGCCCGGCTTTTCAGCTCGATCCCCACGACAAAGCCTTCCAGGGCGTGGATGCGAACAACGTGC is a genomic window containing:
- the ctaD gene encoding cytochrome c oxidase subunit I produces the protein MSAAPQAAGPRTHYLNADYGIRSWLLTTDHKRIALLYLVTVTLFFAVGGFLAMLIRLELLTPAGDLVSSDAYNRIFTMHGIIMVFFFLIPSVPAVLGNFLVPMMIGAKDMAFPRLNLASWYLLLIGGAITLYSLITGGIDTGWTFYAPLSTTFSNTHVIPAAVGILIAGFSSILTGLNFIVTIHRMRAPGMTWFRLPLFIWAHYAASLIMVLGTPVIAITLVMVALERGLHIGIFDPRLGGDPILFQHMFWFYSHPAVYIMILPSMGVVSEVVACFARKRIFGYPFVAFASVAIAVFGFLVWGHHMFVSGMSVYAAMVFSVLSFLVAIPSAVKVFNWTATLYKGSIAYNTPMLYAFGFIGLFTIGGLTGLFLASMGVDVHVTDTYFIVAHFHYIMVGGVVMGYLGGLHFWWPKISGRLYPEGFAKLAALIIFVGFNLTFFPQFVLGYLGMPRRYHAYPEEFQVLNVMSSAGASILAVGYLLPFVYLLWSLRYGPVAGPNPWGAKGLEWETSSPPPTFNFDQPPVVVEEAYAYHGGQEGDIVA
- a CDS encoding cytochrome c oxidase subunit 3 family protein, which translates into the protein MSHNPEAATHPRLQHHFDSMEQQHDATTLGMWLFLVQEIMFFGGLFTVYLAYRLKYFPAFAAGSNTLDIRWGAINTAILIGSSLTMALAVHAAQTGRRKLLVLFLGFTMLLGAGFLGVKAAEYHEKFENHHIPGPAFQLDPHDKAFQGVDANNVQLFFSLYFAMTGMHALHMVIGLGILGVLLVKSWKGRFSPEYNSPVELTGLYWHFVDIVWIYLFPLLYLVDRYHHY